A part of Methanobacteriaceae archaeon genomic DNA contains:
- a CDS encoding AMP-binding protein translates to MTSLIGNFVERVDFNSYEDFKKNFKLTYEPDFNFGFDVVDKYAEIDPDKVALIWTNDEDENHTFTFKDIKEYSNKTVNLLKGLGIKKGDKVMLTLKNRFEWWFCMVALHKIGAIVIPATHMLKLHDIEFRLKQAEVKAVISVEEDSLLPDFEEAEKSIDWDIEKLVIDTDRDGWINFTKAIEQESPVYERPTDDENPMADETFLIYFTSGTSGNPKMVSHSHTYCLGHIPTAKYWHNVVEDGIHHTAADTGWGKAVWGNLYGQWIAGTAVFIYDYVRFDGIKLLEKVIENKVNTFCAPPTIYRFLIKENIEGYDFSNLTYVTTAGEPLPPEVSERFYEISGLRIKEGFGQTETTLSIATFVWLDAKVGCLGKPSPLYNLKLLDEDNNEVDIGEKGELCFDISNGPTPGLFTGYYKDPVKQAEQCHDGYYYCGDTAWVDEDGYVHFVGRNDDIIKSSGYRIGPFEVESAVLSHEAVLHCAITAYPDEVRGQIVKASIVLQPGFEPSDKLTKDIQNHVKNVTAPYKYPRMVEYVDYIPETISGKTRRVEIRQKDQQKAN, encoded by the coding sequence ATGACATCATTAATAGGAAACTTTGTTGAAAGAGTTGACTTTAACTCTTATGAAGATTTTAAGAAAAATTTCAAATTAACATATGAACCAGATTTCAACTTTGGTTTTGACGTAGTGGATAAATATGCAGAAATTGATCCAGACAAAGTCGCATTAATCTGGACCAATGACGAAGATGAAAACCACACATTCACATTCAAAGATATTAAAGAATATTCCAACAAAACTGTTAATTTACTTAAAGGATTAGGCATTAAAAAAGGCGATAAAGTAATGCTTACCTTAAAAAACAGATTTGAATGGTGGTTCTGTATGGTTGCACTCCACAAAATTGGTGCAATCGTTATTCCAGCAACACACATGTTAAAACTTCATGATATTGAATTTAGATTAAAACAAGCTGAAGTAAAAGCAGTAATCAGTGTTGAAGAAGATTCATTACTTCCTGACTTTGAAGAAGCTGAAAAAAGTATTGACTGGGACATAGAAAAACTTGTTATCGATACTGATAGAGATGGATGGATTAACTTCACAAAAGCTATTGAACAAGAAAGTCCAGTTTATGAAAGACCAACTGATGATGAAAATCCAATGGCTGATGAAACATTCTTAATCTATTTCACATCAGGTACCAGTGGAAACCCTAAAATGGTTTCACATTCTCATACTTACTGTTTAGGACACATTCCAACTGCTAAATACTGGCATAATGTAGTAGAAGATGGAATTCACCACACTGCTGCAGATACAGGATGGGGAAAAGCAGTATGGGGTAACCTTTACGGACAATGGATTGCAGGAACAGCAGTATTTATCTACGACTATGTAAGATTTGACGGAATCAAATTACTCGAAAAAGTCATTGAAAATAAAGTAAATACTTTCTGTGCACCTCCAACAATTTACAGATTCTTAATTAAAGAAAATATTGAGGGATACGACTTTTCCAATTTAACTTATGTAACTACAGCAGGAGAACCACTCCCTCCAGAAGTATCTGAAAGATTCTATGAAATCTCTGGATTAAGAATTAAAGAAGGATTTGGACAAACTGAAACAACATTATCTATTGCAACCTTTGTTTGGTTAGATGCTAAAGTAGGTTGTCTTGGTAAACCTTCCCCACTTTATAACTTAAAATTATTAGATGAAGACAACAATGAAGTGGATATTGGTGAAAAAGGAGAACTTTGTTTCGATATTTCCAATGGTCCTACTCCAGGATTATTCACAGGATACTACAAAGACCCAGTAAAACAAGCTGAACAATGCCACGACGGTTACTACTACTGTGGAGATACCGCTTGGGTGGATGAAGACGGATACGTTCACTTTGTTGGAAGAAACGATGACATCATCAAATCTTCAGGTTACCGTATTGGACCGTTCGAAGTAGAAAGTGCAGTTTTATCCCACGAAGCAGTATTACACTGTGCAATTACTGCTTATCCTGATGAAGTAAGAGGTCAAATCGTAAAAGCAAGTATTGTTTTACAACCTGGCTTTGAACCATCAGACAAACTTACCAAAGACATTCAAAATCACGTTAAAAACGTTACAGCTCCTTATAAATACCCAAGAATGGTTGAATATGTAGATTATATTCCAGAAACCATCAGTGGTAAAACCAGAAGAGTTGAAATCAGACAAAAAGATCAACAAAAAGCTAACTAG
- a CDS encoding 3-methyl-2-oxobutanoate dehydrogenase subunit VorB translates to MSNQMVKGNTAVIVGAMYAGCDCFFGYPITPASEILHEASKYFPMVGRNFVQAESEEASINMVYGASGTGHRVMTASSGPGVSLMQEGFTYLAGAELPAVIVDIMRAGPGLGNIGPEQGDYNQIVKGGGHGNYKNIVLAPNSVQEMCDLTMKAFELADKWRNPVVVLADGTLGQMAEPLEFPTEAIKPENDESWSVRGNKNTMDNLITSIFNDFDELEDFNYKLQEKYAKIEAEEVIVDEYQVEDADIVLVSYGISSRIARSAVDKSRENGIKVGLLRPITLSPFPTERIKELSDKGVEFISVEMSNGQMLADVQYAALRREGTHLVNRMGGNLIELKQILAKVYEIAGFEDHDLDLSKRTSEKASPNIID, encoded by the coding sequence ATGAGCAATCAAATGGTAAAAGGAAATACAGCAGTTATTGTCGGCGCAATGTATGCTGGATGTGACTGTTTCTTTGGATACCCAATCACACCTGCAAGTGAAATCTTGCACGAAGCATCCAAATACTTCCCGATGGTTGGAAGAAACTTTGTACAGGCTGAAAGTGAAGAAGCATCAATCAACATGGTCTACGGTGCATCAGGAACAGGCCACAGAGTAATGACCGCTTCATCAGGACCTGGTGTGAGCTTAATGCAAGAAGGATTCACCTATCTCGCTGGTGCAGAACTTCCTGCAGTTATCGTGGATATTATGAGAGCAGGACCTGGACTTGGAAACATCGGACCTGAACAAGGAGACTACAACCAGATAGTTAAAGGTGGAGGACACGGAAACTACAAAAACATCGTACTTGCTCCAAACAGTGTTCAGGAAATGTGTGACTTGACCATGAAAGCATTCGAGCTTGCTGACAAATGGAGAAATCCTGTTGTTGTTTTAGCTGACGGTACATTAGGTCAAATGGCAGAACCATTGGAATTCCCAACTGAAGCTATCAAACCTGAAAATGATGAATCCTGGTCAGTTAGAGGAAACAAAAACACTATGGACAACCTCATTACTTCAATCTTCAATGATTTCGATGAATTGGAAGACTTCAACTACAAGCTTCAGGAAAAATACGCAAAAATCGAAGCTGAAGAAGTAATCGTTGACGAATACCAAGTTGAAGATGCAGACATCGTTTTGGTTTCATACGGAATAAGCAGCAGAATCGCAAGATCTGCAGTGGATAAAAGCCGTGAAAACGGAATTAAAGTTGGACTCTTAAGACCAATCACTTTATCCCCATTCCCAACTGAAAGAATCAAAGAGTTATCTGACAAAGGCGTTGAATTCATTTCCGTTGAAATGAGTAACGGTCAAATGCTTGCAGATGTACAGTATGCTGCTCTTAGAAGAGAAGGAACCCATCTTGTAAACAGAATGGGTGGAAACTTAATTGAATTGAAACAAATTCTTGCTAAAGTTTATGAAATTGCTGGCTTTGAAGACCATGACTTAGACTTATCCAAAAGAACTTCAGAAAAAGCTAGTCCAAATATAATTGACTAA
- a CDS encoding 4Fe-4S dicluster domain-containing protein, with product MIEEEISYPVINKEICKGCMRCIVGCPQNAILLSEEMNNAGYQFAYYSGNGCTGCKDCYFTCPEPLGLEVHQIKNIANDSIAKMIKAKVAGKGGN from the coding sequence ATGATTGAAGAGGAGATATCTTACCCAGTTATTAATAAAGAAATATGCAAAGGCTGTATGAGATGTATAGTCGGATGTCCTCAAAATGCAATATTACTTAGTGAAGAAATGAATAACGCAGGATATCAATTTGCTTATTATAGTGGTAATGGCTGTACCGGATGTAAAGACTGTTACTTTACCTGTCCGGAGCCATTAGGATTAGAAGTACATCAAATAAAAAACATTGCTAACGATTCCATTGCAAAAATGATTAAAGCAAAAGTAGCGGGCAAAGGGGGAAATTAG